CGTGCAGCGCCGCCGGTCCGCCCAGCGCACGCGCATCGCCATGGCTTCTGCGCTCTATCAGGCGTTCTCCATCCAGCGCGAGGACATGGACGCGCTGCGGACGGGACTGCTCCGCTACTGGGAGGAGAGCACCACGGGCGGACGCAACTCCATGGAGCTGCTGTCCACGCGCGAGACGCGCATGTGGGTCATGGCGCGCGAGTACATGCGCGTGGTGGGCTACGGCATCGGCGCGCTGACGTCGGAGGCCTTCAGCCACCAGCGCCGGGACTTCGAGACGCTCATGCGCGCGGGCACGGGCCTGGTGACGTCCGCGTTCCCCCACCTGCAGGGCTCGGCGCGGGGAGGCCTGGAGGACGCCTTCACGGCCTTCTCCGCCGGCCGGGAGTGGCGCCGGTGACGCGGGCGGCCCTGGCCGGTTAGAGCCGTCGGCCCGTGGCGCGGGTGCGCAGGTTGTCGAGCAGCACGGCGAGCAGGAGAATCACCCCGCGCACCACGTACTGGTAGAAGGCTTGGATGTTCATCAGGTTCATCACGTTCTCCGCGATGCCCATGATGAGCACGCCCACCAGCACGCCGGAGATCGCCGCGCGCCCGCCCGCCAGGGATACGCCGCCCAAGACGCAGGCGGAGATGACCGACAGCTCCAGCCCCTGAGCCGCGTTCGGCTGGCCACTGGTGATGCGCGAGGACAGCAGAATCCCCGCCACCGCGCACAGCAGCCCCTGGAGCGTGAAGATCCAGATGCGGATGGTGCCCACGTTGACGCCCGCGAGGCGCGAGGCATCCGGGTTGCCACCAATGGCCAGCGTGTTGCGCCCGAACACGGTGCGGTTGAGCACGAAACCGAAGAGGCCGAAGCAGAGCACCATGACGAGTACCGGCACGGGGATGCCCAGCGGCGCCGTCAGCGCGATGTTGAAGTAAGCCTCATCGTCCACGCCCACCGCGCGGCCATCGGAGGCAATCAACGCCGAGCCGCGGACGATCTGCATCGTGGCCAACGTGGTGATGAGGGCATTGATGCGCAGCTTGGCGATCACCACGCCGTTGATAGCGCCCACCACGACGCCGGCGGCCAGGGCCGCCAGGATGCCCAGGAACAGGTTCTCGGTGCTGTTGGACACCATCACCGCGACCATGCCGGCGAAGGCCACCGTGGAGCCCACGGACAGGTCGAAGTCCCGCGAGGCCAGACACAGCATCATCGTGCAGGCGACGATGCCAATGGTCACCACGGACTGGAGCAGGCCGAGGATGTTCCGCTGCGTCATGAAGCTGGGCACGGTGAGGCACACGATGCCGAGGGCCAGCAGGAACAGGATGACGAGCCCCTGCTCTCCGAGCACGGCCCTTTTCAAGCGATCCATTCCCAATCCTCTCAAGCCGCCGTCCGGTCAGGCAGCGCTGCCGCCAGGATCTTCTCCTCGGAGAAGCCGGGGCGTTGAAACTCCGCAGCGATGCGGCCGCCGCACATCACCGCGATGCGGTCGCTGATGCCCATCACCTCGGGCAGCTCGCTGGAGATGACGATGAGCGCGATGCCCTGCTCCGCCAGGCCGTAGAGCACCTCGTAGATTTCACTCTTGGCCCCCACGTCGATGCCGCGCGTGGGCTCATCCACGATGAAGACCTTGATGCCCTGCTCGGACAGCCAGCGTGACAGGATGACCTTCTGCTGGTTGCCGCCCGACAGGTTCTCGATGGCCTGCTCGCGCGAGGGCGTGCGCACCCCGAGCCGCTGGATGAAGCGATCGGCCATCTCCCCTTCCCTTCGCGTATTCAGGATGCCGAAGGGCGAGAAGTGGCGGCGCGAGGAGATGGCGATGTTCGCCTCCACCGACTGCCCCTGGAGGATGCCGTCAGCCTTGCGGTCCTCCGGGCACAGCACCAGGCCCGCGCGCACCGCCTGCCGGGGGTGGTGGATCCGCACCGGAACCCCGTCGATGCGCACCTCTCCCGCGGCGCGCGGGTCCGCGCCATACAGCAGCCGCGCCAGCTCACTGCGGCCCGCGCCCACCAGCCCGAAGAGGCCCAGAATCTCCCCGGCGCGCACCTCGAAGCCCGTGGGGGCCGTCAGGCGCGAGCCCTCCAGCCCCGACACGGAGAGCCGCACCGCGCCCGGCGTCCGGGGCCGCCAGCCCCAGATGTCCTGAATCTCGCGGCCCACCATCTCGCGCACCAGCGTCTCGCGCGTCAGCCCCTCCAGGGTGTCGTGCTGGGCCACGAGCCGGCCATCCCGCAGCACGACGCAGCCATCACACAGGCGGAAGATCTCATCCAGCCGGTGCGAGACATAGAGGATGACCTTGCCGGCCGCGCGCAGCCGGTTCACCAGCCGGAAGAGCACCTCGCTCTCGTGCGCGGAGAGCGAGGAGGTGGGCTCATCCAGGGCGATGACCGAGGCGTCGAAGATGGCCGCCTTGGCGATCTCCACCATCTGCCGGGTGCCCAGGGACAGGTCAGCGACCTTGGCCCGGGGGTCCACCTCGATGCCCGCCTCGCGCAGCACCGCGCCGACCTTGGCGAACAGCTCCCCGTAGCGGACGACCCCGAACCGGGACGGGAAGCGGCCCAGCATGAGGTTCTCGGCCACCGTCAGCTCCGGCACGAGCTGGAGCTCCTGGTGGACGACCGTCACCCCCGCGGCAATCGAATCGCGCGTGGAGGAAAAGCGGTGGGCCTTTCCCCCGATGCGCAGCTCCCCCGTGTCGGGGGTGTAATCCCCCCCGAGAATCTTGATGAGCGTGGACTTGCCCGCACCGTTCTCGCCCAGCAGGCCGATGACCCGCCCGGACGGCACCGAGAAGCTCAGCTCCTTGAGGGCCCGGACGCCGGGGAAGCTCTTGGTGATGTTCGTGAACTCGAGAAACGGTGCCATGCGCCTCCCACCGGCCCCGGGCTTACTGGAGGCCCAGCTCCTTGCGCACCGCCTGATAGGACTCGCGGGTGGCGAGCTTGCCGGAGGTGAGGATGAGCTTCTCCGGCTCCTTGTTCGTCGTCACCCAGTTGTACATGTTGAGGGCCGTCTCGTAGCCGTGGCGCTTGGGCGAGATGATGATGCTGCCGTAGAAGCCCGTGGGGCTCGGCTTCTTGAACTCGTTGATGGCCGAGTCCGAGCCGCCGATGCCCACGGCGACCATGTCCGCGGCCTTCAGGCCCGCGGCCTCGGAGGCCCGGACGGCGCCGAGCACCGCCTCGTCATTGAGGCCGAAGGCCACCCACTTCTTGAGGCCGGCGTTCTTGTTGAGCACCACGCTGGCGGCATTGAGCGCCGCCTCGGTGTCGGTCTTGCTCTGGGGCGCATCGAAGATGTTCGAGGCCACGAACCCGTTCTGCTTCAGCACGGCGATGGCGCCCTCGACGCGGTCCTTCGCGGTGGGAAGCTGATCATACGAGACGCGGATGGCGCCCACGTCCTTCATGTTCCAGCCGCGCGCTTTGATCTGCTCCACGATGGCCTGCCCCACCGCCTCGCCAATCTTGGTGGCGGAGATGCCCATGTGCGGCACGTTCTCCAGCGGCTTGCCCTTGCTGTTCACCAGCCGGTCATCCACCGTCATCAGCTTGAGCTGGTTGGAGGTGGCGCGCGCCACCAGGCCCGGCCCCAGCTTCACGTCCGGCGTGCAGATGATGACGCCCTGAGCGCCCTGCGCCCCCAGGTTGTCGATGGCGGACAGCGCCTTCTCACCGTCCTCGGCGCCAATCTTCACCAGGGTGAAGCCCTTCTCCTTCGCGGCCACATCCGCGAACTTCCACTCGTCCTGGAACCAGGGCTCCTCGGGCTGTTTGACGACGAAGCCAATCTTGACATCGGCCGCCGAGGAAACCGCCGACACCATGAGCACGGACATGGCACAGGCTCTGAACAAGTTCTTCACGAAGCGCATGTTTTCTCTCCAAGGCGGAACGGCGGTGAGACGGGCTGTCAACCGCCGCCGGAGGGTAGTGCCTGAGAGGGATTAGTCAATCGCGGTGCGCGACGAGGAGCGCTTCCACGTTGCCCGCGGGCCCGGGCACGGGACAGTCCATCAGCCCGCGCACCGTGAGCCCCTGCTCCCGGGCAAAGGCCACCACCGCGTCGATGGAGGACTGGCGGGCTTCGGTGTCCCGCACCACGCCGCCCTTGCCGATGTTCTCCCGCCCCACCTCGAACTGAGGCTTCACCAGGGCCACGAGCAACCCGCCCTTCTCCAGGAACGGCAGCACGGAGGGCAGCACCTGCGTGAGCGAGATGAAGCTCACGTCGATGACGATGACGCCCGCCTTCTCGGGCAGATCCTCGGCGGTGAGGTAGCGCGCGTTGACGCGCTCGCGCGAGCGCACCCGCGCATCGGTCCGCAGCTTCTCGTGGAGCTGGCCGTACCCCACGTCGATGGCGTGCACGCGCACGGCCCCTTCTTGGAGCAGGCAGTCGGTGAAGCCGCCGGTGCTGGCGCCAATGTCCGCGCCCACCTTGCCGCGCACGTCCAGCCCGAAGCGGTCGATGGCCGCCTTGAGCTTGAGGCCACCGCGCGAGACGTAGGGCAGCACCTCGCCCTTGAGGCGCATCTCGGCCTCCACGGGTACCAGCGCCCCGGGCTTGTCCACGCGCTGGTCGCCCACCACCACCTGGCCGGCGAGGATGAGCGCCTGCGCCTTCGTGCGGGACTCGGCCAGCCCCCGCTCCACCACCAGCACGTCCAGGCGCTCCTTGCGAGGCTTCATCGTCCCATCTCCAGCAGGGCCCTCCCGGCCTGCCGCATCCCCGCGGCATCCAGCCCCAGCTCCGAGCGCTGTGTCCGCGCGTCCCCATGCGGGACAAAGGCATCGGGCAGGCCCATCAGCCGCACGCGCGGGGAAAGCCCCTGCGCGGCGTAGAGCTCCAGCACCGCGCTGCCCAGCCCGCCGCGAATCGTCCCCTCCTCCACCACCACCACGTGCCCGCACGCCGCGGCCTCCCGCAGGGCGGGCGCATCCAGCGGGCTCACCCAGCGCGCATCCAGCACGCTCCAGCCGGGCTCGCCTTGAGCGGCCTCCAGCGCGGCCAGGGCCAGCGGCCCCAGGGCCACCAGCGTGAGCCGCGGCGCCTCGGCCCGGCGCAACCAGCGGGCCCCCTGCACGGAGCCCGTCCCGGCCGCGTGCAGCTCCGGCGGCAGCGCGGGCAAGGTGCCCCGGGGAAAGCGGATGACGCTGGGCCCGGTCGCCGCGAGCGCGGTGGCCAGCATGGGCGCCACGTCCTCTCCCACCACCGGGGCCATCAAGGACAGCCCGGGCAGCGCCCGGAGGGACGAGACGTCGTACGTCCCCTGGTGCGTGGCGCCGTCCGCCCCCACGAGCCCCGCCCGGTCCACCGCGAAGACCACGGGCAGCCCGGGCAGGCACACGTCGTGGACCACCTGGTCGAACGCGCGCTGAAGGAAGGTGGAGTAGATGGCGCACACGGGCCGGGCCCCCGCCGCCGCGAGCCCCGCGCAGAAGGTGACGGCGTGCTGCTCGGCGATGCCCACGTCGTGCACGCGGTCCGGATAGCGGGCCTTCAGCCCCACCAGCGCGGAGCCCTCCAGCATGGCGGGCGTCACCACCACCACGCGGGGGTCCACGGCCATGGCGTCGTCCAGGGCGGCGGCGAAGGCCTCGCTGAAGGTGCGCTGGCCACCGCGCGAGCGCACGAGCTTCCCATCCCGCCACTCATAGGGCCCCATGGCGTGGCCGCGCGTCTGCGTGTCCGCCTCCGCGGGGGGAAAGCCGCGGCCCTTCTGGGTCATCGCGTGCACCACCACCGGCCGGGAGGACTGGCGCGCCTCGCGCAGCACCGGCAGCAGCGCCCCCAGGTCATGCCCATCCACCGGCCCCAGGTAGGTGAAGCCCAGGGCCTCGAAGAAGGCGCGGGCCTGCCGGGTGCGCAGGAGCGCCGGAATGGCGCCCACGTTGGCCGAGATGGACATCTGGTTGTCGTTGAGCAGCACCACCAGCGGCAGGTGCGAGCCGCCCGCGTTGTTCAGCCCCTCGAAGGACAGCCCTCCGGTGAGCGCCCCGTCGCCCAGCACGGCCACCACGTGCCCGGCGCGGCCCAGCTGGCGCCGGCCCTGGAGCATGCCGAGCGCGGCGGAGACGGCGGTGCAGGAGTGGCCCGCGGCGAGCGCGTCCAGGGGGCTCTCGCGCGGATCCAGGAAGGGCGCGATGCCACCGGCCTGCCGGAGCGTGCCCATGCGCTCGCGCCGCCCCGTGAGCAGCTTGTGCGCATAGGCCTGGTGCCCCACATCGAAGAGCAGTGCGTCCTGGGGGGAGTGGAACACCCGGTGCAGGGCCACCACCAGCTCCACGGCCCCCAGGGAGGCCCCGAGGTGGCCGCCCACGCGGCCACACACGGTGATGATCTCCTCCCGGAGCTCCTCGCACAGTTGCGGCAGGCCGGACTCGGGAAGGCTCCGGACGTCCGCGGGCGAGAGAATTCGCGGGAGGAGCCCCGTCACGACCTCCGCTCCACCACGTAGCGGGCGAGCGCCGCCAGCGGCCCCCCCGCCCCTTCCAGCGGCTCCACGGCGGCCACGGCCTCGGCCACCTTGTCCGCGGCCATCTTCCGGGACGCCTCCATGCCCACCACCGCCGGGAAGGTGAAGCGGCCCGCGGCCGAGTCCGCCCCCACGGGCTTGCCCATCGTCTCGGCGGTCGCCGTCACGTCCAGGATGTCGTCGGCGATCTGGAAGGCCAGGCCGATGGCATCGCCATAGGTGGTCGCCCGGGCGAGCGCATCCGCGCTGCCCCCTGCGCCCAGCACGCCCATGCGGCAGGAGGCGCGCAGCAGCGCCCCGGTCTTCATCCGGTGCAGGCGCGTGAGGTAGTCCAGGTGCGCGGGCCGGTCCTCGGCCACATCCAGCACCTGTCCGCCCACCATGCCCGCCGCGCCCGCGGCCTGGGCCAGCTCGCCGCACAGCAGCCCGCGAACCGCCTCCGGCCCCGAGCCCAGCAGCGTGAAGGCCTCCGTGAGGAGCGCATCGCCCGCGAGCAGCGCCAGCCCCTCGCCATACACCTTGTGGTTGGTGGGGCGGCCCCGGCGCAGGTCGTCGTTGTCCATGGACGGCAGGTCGTCATGCACCAGCGAGTAGGTGTGGATGTACTCCACGGCGCACGCCGCGTCCTCGACCGGGCCCAGCGTGGTGCTCTGCCGGGAGGTGGCCTCGGCGAACGTCAGGCACAGCACCGGCCGCAGGCGCTTGCCGCCCGCCAGCAGCGAGTAGCGCATCGACTCCGCCAGGCGCGGGGGCGTTCCCGCGGGCTCCAGCCGGTCGGCGCGGGCCTTCAACAAGGCCTCGACGCGAGCCTGCTGGGTGGCGAGAAAGGACTCCAGGTCAAAGGTGCTCATGAACGTTCACTCTCCTCGGGCTCGGGGGACGGTATCAGCTGACGGATGCGCAGGATGAGCTTGTTGAGGTCCAGGGGTTTGACGAAGTAGTCGGCGGCCCCCGCCTCGATGCCCCGCCGCCGGTCCTCCGGCTCGCCCCGCCCGCTGATGAAGACGACGGGGATGTCCCGGAAGCTCTCGTTCTTCTTCACCGCCTTGCACAGCTCGAACCCGTCGATCCAGGACATGTTCACGTCCAGGAGGATGAGGTGCGGGCGCCGCAGCTGCAGCGAGGAGATCAACCTCAGGCCGTTGGCCGCGCTCGACACATCGAAGCCTTCCACTTCGAGCGCCATCGAGAGCAGCTCCCGCGTGTCGCGGTCGTCATCGACGATGATGATTCTGGGATTCTCGGTGCTGGGCTTCTCCATGGCGCTCCCAGGAGGGGCTTCCCTCAAAACGGAACATCGTCTTCGGGGGGACTCTTCGCCGCGGAGGACTTGGGGACCGCCGCGGAGACGGGACGGGCGGCGGCGGCCAGGGGGGCGACGGTGTCCCGCCCCTCCTCGTCCACCAGGAGCTGCTCGATGCGCTGCTCCGCCTCGTTGAGGAGCTTCTCGCCCCGGCGCACCAGGCGGATGCCCTCCTCGAAGGCCTTGAGGGACTCCTCCAGCGACAGCGAGCCGCCCTCCAGCTTCACCACCATCTCTTCCAGCCGGGACACCACATCCCCGTACTGCTCCGGTGCTGGCTCCTCCACCACCTTTGACTTCGCCACGTCCGACTCCTCCACCACCGTGAAGATTGGGCGCGGGACTCTAAAGGACACCCTTGCCCGGGGCCAGCCTGGACTGTACGCCCGTCAGCAGTCCGTGGGCCCCTTCACGGCGGTGACGGTGGCTTCGACTTCCTCGCAACTGCCGAGCGTCCGGGCGCCGTTGTTGGCGAACTTGATGCCCAGCAGCGTGCCCGGCTGCACATCGGAGATGGAACGCACCACCGCCCCATCGCTCTTCCGGAAGGTGACGGCATAGCCCCGGGACATGACCTTCAGCGGGCTCAGCGCGTCGAGCTGCGCCGCCAGCCGCTGGAAGCGGGCCTGGGACTCGGAGAGCGCCTGGGCCTGGAGGGCAAGCAGGCGGGCCCTGCCGGCGGCCACCCGGGCGCGCTCCGCGGCCACCCGCAGGGTGGGCGAGGACCGCTCCAGCCCCAGCCGTCCCTTGGCCAGCTCCGCCCGCCGGGAGGCCACGCCCTGCCGCAGCGCCTCCTGGAGCCGGGCCGACAGTTGCAGCAGGTGGGCCCGCTGTTCGCCCAGCCGGGCCTGGGGGCGGGCCCGCTGGAGCCGCTCTTGCAGCCCCCGGAGCCCCTCGCGCTTCATGCGCAGCGCGGGGCGCAGGGCGCGCATCATCTCCTCGAGCTGCTCGGACAGGTGCAGGCGCTCCTGGCCCAGGCGCCGGCGGGGGTCCACCAGCCGCCCGGCCAGGTGCCCCTGGCGCTCGCGCAGCTCCAGCAACCTCCGCTCCGCCGCCTGGCGCAGGCGCGCGGCATGGGTGTCCAGCGTCAGCTCCAGATCGCTGAGCACCGGGGCCAGCCGCTCCGCCGCGGCGCTCGGCGTGGGCGCCCGGTAGTCCGCCACGAAGTCCGAGATGGTGAAGTCGATCTCGTGCCCGATGGCCGACACCACCGGCACCGGCGAGGCGTGAATGGCCCGCGCCACGGCCTCCTCGTTGAACGTCCAGAGGTCCTCGACCGAGCCTCCGCCGCGGGTGACGACGATGACGTCCACGTCCGTGCGGCCCAGGCGCGCGATGGCCCGGGCCACCTCCGCCGCGGAGCCCTCGCCCTGCACGCGCGCATCACACACCAGCACGCTCATGCGCGGGTGGCGCGAGGACAGCACGCGCAGGAAGTCCTGGAGCGCCGCGCCCGTGCGGCTCGTCACCACGCCGATGCGCCGGGGCAGGAAAGGCAGCGGGCGGGGCGGACGGATGCGGCGGCTGCCGATGAGCCCCTCTGCCGCCAGGCGCTCCTTGAGCTGCTCGAAGGCCAGCGCGAGCGCACCCTCCCCCACCGGCTCCAGCTTCTGGACGATGAGGCTGTAGCGGCCCTGGGGCGCGTACACATCCACGCTGCCCTCGGCCACCACCTCCAGGCCATCCCGGAGGGCAAAGCGCATCCGGGCGGCCTGCGAGGCCCACAGCTTGGCATCGATGGAGGCCTCCACGTCCTTCAAGGAGAAGTAGAGGTGGCCCCGCGCATTGGCGCCCCGGAAGCCGGAGACTTCTCCCCGGACGATGACCCGCGGGTAGCGCGACTCGATGGTCTCCTTGAGCTGGCGCGTGAGCTCGCCCACCGACAGCACGGACCGCGCGGCACGAGGCGGGGCCCCGGGCAGCGAGGGCAGGAGCGTGGACGCCTCGGCCGCAAGCTCCGGAGGCTTCGCGGACGCAGGAGTCTTCCCCGGGAGCGTCGCCTGGGCCGCGGGCTCCTTGCTGGCGGGAGCCTGCACGGGCAAGGGCGCGAGGACGCCCCCGAACAGATCCCCCTGCCCCGCCTCCTCGGGAGGCCCGTCTCCCGCCGCACCCCGGCGCCGCTTCATCTGGAGATCTTCTCGAGCCAGGTCTTCGCCTTCCCGTGCGTCTCGTCATCCGCCGGCGTCATGGAGATGACCTCCTTGAACTTCGGGATGGCATCCTCGGGGTTGGCGTCCTTGAGGGCGTAGGCCTGCATGTAGATGTCCTTCGCCTTCATCCTCAGGTCGTTGAGCAGGTTGGTGGCCCCCACATGGCCGGGGTCGGCCTGGAGCGTCCGGCGCGCGTACTCCACGGCGCGCGCCCACTGACCCGACGTCTTCGCGCTCGAAGCGCTCTTGTAGAAGATGTTCGCCGCGCGCGTGCCGGCATTGCGCGCCATGGTGCTGGGCCCGCGGCCTTCGGTGATCTCCTTGTCGAGCGCCAGCAGGCGCGAGAGCCCCTTGGCGTCTAGGTCCTCCATCCGCTTGTAGAGGGAGCCGAACTCCGTCATGTCCTTGAGGATGGACTTGCACTTGGGCGTCTTGGAGACGCACGTGTTGATGAGCGCCACCGCGCCCGACAGGTCTCCATCGACAAAGCGGGTGACGCCCTGCTCCCAGGGCTTGCCGGGATTGGGCGGGGGCGGCGGCGGCGGCGGCCGGTCGCGGATCTCGATGAGCCGCACGGCCTCCTCGTTGAGCAGCTTCGCGTCGCGGTGCGACTCGAAGGCCGCCAGCACATCGTCGGTGATGCGCTTGGCCTCATCGATCTGCTTCTGATCCAACAGCTTGCGCGCCTCGCGGGCCTGCGCGTCCCCGGCGTCCCGGAGGCTGCGCTTGAGCAGGCTCACCTGCTCGAACATCTGCGTGTCCTGCGTCACCTTGGCCAGCTCGGCCTGGGCCACGCCCAGCTTCTTCTCCTTGAGCGCGGTGCTGGCCGCCGTGAGGTGCTTCTGGTTGGGAATCTCCTTCTCGGCCCGGTCCAGGTAGTCCTTCAGGCCGCCCATCTCGGGCTCCAGGGACTGGAGCTCCACGAGCTTGTCCCGGGCTTCGATCCAGCGGCCCTCGCGCACCAGGTTCTTCGCCTCCTGGAAGATGCCCCCGAGCTGGGCGCGGCGGTCCGCCTCGAGGCGGGCCTGGTTCTGGCGCTGGGTGGCGAGATTGCCCTGGCGGACCTGCAGGGCCACGAGCCCCAGCACCGCCAGCAGGGCCACGCCTCCAATGGCCCCCATGAGGATCTTCTTCTTGCGCGCCTCGACGGGGTCCACCGGCTTGGGCGGCGTGGCCCGGGACGAGCGCACGCGCTCGGGACGGGAGGGCCCGGGCCCGGAGGCCCCGGCGGAGGGGCGCGGCCGCGCGGGCGCGGGCGCGAGGGGCACCATCATCGTCGCGTTGGACATGTCCGAGAACGTCACCTCGGTGTCCCCCAGGGTGATGATGTCCCCGTTGCCCAGCGGCACCTCGTCGGTGATCTGCTCACCGTTGACGAGGGTGCCGTTGCCGGAGCCCAGGTCGCTGACCTTCCACCCGCTGTCATCGCGGCGCAGCAGGATGTGGTTGCGCGAGACGGAGGAGTCCTGGATGCAGATGGCCGCTTCCTTGGAGCGCCCGACGACGTACTCCTCCTCCAGCAGCACGAACTCCTCGCCCTCCACGGGCCCGGCGGACACCACCAGCTTGGCGGCACCCGAGGACGGGGAAGGCGTCCGGGCGGGCGCGGAGGTGCCCGCCCTGCGCGCGGGCCGCTGCGCCCCAGTCCCACCCGGAGCGCCGCCGGAGGAACTGCCAGAGGCCGAGGGCCTTCTGCGCGGCGGAGGAGAGTTCGACATGATGAGTCACCACTTCCTGCAAATACGGGGGGTACGAGCCTACATCGGCAGGCCGTACTCGACAGCCTTCTCGATGGCGAGATTGTGGCAGCGATGCTCGGTGGTAGGGAAGCGCCTCTTGACTTCCTCCACGGTGAACACCGCCCGGTCGCCATCCCGGAACTGCACGCTTCGCTGGAAATCGAGCATCAGCTTGCGGCACTGCTGGTCCAGCTCGGCGCCCGTCTGCATGAGCGCATGGCGGACGTCCTGGTACAGCTCCGGCTTCTCGTCCAGCGCCTCCAGGGTGAGCCACGCCGAACGGTAGGCCTTCCAGGCCTTGAAGAGGTTGTCCGAGCCCACATCCCTCAGCTCCCGGAAGCGCCTCCCCTGGCCCTCCTCTTTCCGGGCCTTGGCCAGGAGCTGCTCGGGGGGCAGCTCGGGCACGGGGATGACCTCCACATACACGTTCCAGATGCGCCAGCCCTCGCGGCCCGGGGGGTTGAGCACGTTGTCGAAGACGATCTGGTTGCGCTCGCTGCGCTTGAGCAGCGGAATGGCGAGGAGCTGCTCGATCTCCCGCTCGGCGGCGGTGGCGGTATCGGGGGGCACCCAGCCCTGCTGAACGCCGTTGAGGCTGATGCTCACCTCCTCCTCGGAGATGAAGTTGGCCTGGTAGTGCAGCACCACCACCGCCCGGGTAGGCGAGACGAACTCGAACTCGAACGCCTTGAGGTCCGGGCGTGTCCACACCACCCCTTCGCCCAGCCCGAAGGACTCGGTCAGGGGCCGGAGGCTCAGCACCGAGGGCTCTGGCCCCAGCGGCCGGGAGCTCCCCTCGGGCCGGAACACCGCCGCGAGCATGAAGGCAATCGTCCCCACGAGCAGCGCCGCGGCCCCGCCCGCGAGCACCTTGCCGCGGGGGGAGAGCTGGCCCCAGGCCAGCCGGAGCTGCCCGCCCAACGTCTTGCCCAGCTGCCGGCGGAGGCGGGCGCGCTCCGCGGCGGACATCTCCCCAGGCACCGGCTTCGCGGCCGGGCGCGCGGGCACCGGCACGGGAGGCCGCGCGGTGCGCAGCGGCAGGGGCATCTCGATGAGCGTGGGGGCATTGCCCGGAAGCCGGCGGGCGGGCTCGGGCTCCTCCGGAACCAGCACCTCCTCGGTGACGGTGCGGTGCGGCCCCGTGTCCTCCGCCTCGATGACACGCATCTCCTGCTCGGTCTGGGCGCGGGTCAGCCGGGCCGTGGGGCGCTCCGGCGGGGCCTTCGGGGCCTCGGGCGGGGGCACCACCACGGGCCGCTCGGGGGCCAGCGGGGTGAAGACGAACTCCACCGGCCCCACCACGAGCCGGTCCCCGCCCCGCAGCTCCTGCTCCTTCTGCTGGGGCAGCGGCTTGCCGTTGAGCAGGGTGCCGTTGGCGCTGCCCAGCTCCACCACGAAGTACTTACCGCCCCGCGCGAGGATGCGCAGGTGGCGGCGGGAGACACCGTGCTCGTGCAGGACGATCTCGTTCTCGGCGGCGCGGCCGATCCGAACCTCGTCCTCCTCGAAGGAGATCTCCTGCCCTTCCTGGGGCCCTCTCGCGATGAGCAGCCGGACCCCCAGGGCCTATCCTCCGACGTTGCCGA
This genomic interval from Stigmatella aurantiaca contains the following:
- the xseB gene encoding exodeoxyribonuclease VII small subunit is translated as MAKSKVVEEPAPEQYGDVVSRLEEMVVKLEGGSLSLEESLKAFEEGIRLVRRGEKLLNEAEQRIEQLLVDEEGRDTVAPLAAAARPVSAAVPKSSAAKSPPEDDVPF
- the xseA gene encoding exodeoxyribonuclease VII large subunit, giving the protein MKRRRGAAGDGPPEEAGQGDLFGGVLAPLPVQAPASKEPAAQATLPGKTPASAKPPELAAEASTLLPSLPGAPPRAARSVLSVGELTRQLKETIESRYPRVIVRGEVSGFRGANARGHLYFSLKDVEASIDAKLWASQAARMRFALRDGLEVVAEGSVDVYAPQGRYSLIVQKLEPVGEGALALAFEQLKERLAAEGLIGSRRIRPPRPLPFLPRRIGVVTSRTGAALQDFLRVLSSRHPRMSVLVCDARVQGEGSAAEVARAIARLGRTDVDVIVVTRGGGSVEDLWTFNEEAVARAIHASPVPVVSAIGHEIDFTISDFVADYRAPTPSAAAERLAPVLSDLELTLDTHAARLRQAAERRLLELRERQGHLAGRLVDPRRRLGQERLHLSEQLEEMMRALRPALRMKREGLRGLQERLQRARPQARLGEQRAHLLQLSARLQEALRQGVASRRAELAKGRLGLERSSPTLRVAAERARVAAGRARLLALQAQALSESQARFQRLAAQLDALSPLKVMSRGYAVTFRKSDGAVVRSISDVQPGTLLGIKFANNGARTLGSCEEVEATVTAVKGPTDC
- a CDS encoding FHA domain-containing protein — protein: MSNSPPPRRRPSASGSSSGGAPGGTGAQRPARRAGTSAPARTPSPSSGAAKLVVSAGPVEGEEFVLLEEEYVVGRSKEAAICIQDSSVSRNHILLRRDDSGWKVSDLGSGNGTLVNGEQITDEVPLGNGDIITLGDTEVTFSDMSNATMMVPLAPAPARPRPSAGASGPGPSRPERVRSSRATPPKPVDPVEARKKKILMGAIGGVALLAVLGLVALQVRQGNLATQRQNQARLEADRRAQLGGIFQEAKNLVREGRWIEARDKLVELQSLEPEMGGLKDYLDRAEKEIPNQKHLTAASTALKEKKLGVAQAELAKVTQDTQMFEQVSLLKRSLRDAGDAQAREARKLLDQKQIDEAKRITDDVLAAFESHRDAKLLNEEAVRLIEIRDRPPPPPPPPNPGKPWEQGVTRFVDGDLSGAVALINTCVSKTPKCKSILKDMTEFGSLYKRMEDLDAKGLSRLLALDKEITEGRGPSTMARNAGTRAANIFYKSASSAKTSGQWARAVEYARRTLQADPGHVGATNLLNDLRMKAKDIYMQAYALKDANPEDAIPKFKEVISMTPADDETHGKAKTWLEKISR
- a CDS encoding FHA domain-containing protein, coding for MGVRLLIARGPQEGQEISFEEDEVRIGRAAENEIVLHEHGVSRRHLRILARGGKYFVVELGSANGTLLNGKPLPQQKEQELRGGDRLVVGPVEFVFTPLAPERPVVVPPPEAPKAPPERPTARLTRAQTEQEMRVIEAEDTGPHRTVTEEVLVPEEPEPARRLPGNAPTLIEMPLPLRTARPPVPVPARPAAKPVPGEMSAAERARLRRQLGKTLGGQLRLAWGQLSPRGKVLAGGAAALLVGTIAFMLAAVFRPEGSSRPLGPEPSVLSLRPLTESFGLGEGVVWTRPDLKAFEFEFVSPTRAVVVLHYQANFISEEEVSISLNGVQQGWVPPDTATAAEREIEQLLAIPLLKRSERNQIVFDNVLNPPGREGWRIWNVYVEVIPVPELPPEQLLAKARKEEGQGRRFRELRDVGSDNLFKAWKAYRSAWLTLEALDEKPELYQDVRHALMQTGAELDQQCRKLMLDFQRSVQFRDGDRAVFTVEEVKRRFPTTEHRCHNLAIEKAVEYGLPM